Proteins encoded by one window of Syntrophorhabdaceae bacterium:
- a CDS encoding tetratricopeptide repeat protein: MDNLNIASPTLADIYLQQGHIEAAIDIYDKLVRKEPANDLYRKRLAALKKELKAKGKTTGFKKILKKKIW, translated from the coding sequence ATGGATAACCTGAATATCGCGTCTCCGACCCTTGCAGACATTTATCTGCAGCAGGGACATATTGAGGCGGCCATAGATATTTATGACAAGCTTGTCAGAAAAGAGCCTGCTAATGACCTCTACAGGAAAAGACTTGCGGCTCTTAAAAAGGAATTGAAGGCAAAGGGTAAAACCACCGGATTTAAAAAAATTCTGAAAAAGAAGATCTGGTAA